A single genomic interval of Hoplias malabaricus isolate fHopMal1 chromosome 7, fHopMal1.hap1, whole genome shotgun sequence harbors:
- the dsc2l gene encoding desmocollin 2-like protein — translation MSRLRIFSGLLFSVLCYSGETCVQRYVQAQVPEKLPAGYTICKVNLDACGPRHVYLSSSDPDFTVNTDGTVHTVDDTNVPEDGKTFWVWVQDQRGHKWKVDVNLSPVDQKSSNAVLRRTKRRWSPPPLSVMENQQPPFPKDVEMISSDSSVNFSIYYVIDGPGVTTEPIGLFSVVPNSGLLRVHYPIDREQYPQIIFTVHAFNKYTNTETDKPLPITVNIKDENDNAPQFSSRLFYIVDEQCDQGTIVGTVNATDRDEPNTDHTAIKYSLLNGTDLFFINGITGVITTRTNTLDRETQEKYFVRVEARDMNGQANGLSNQGLATVVLKDINDNPPTFKEQLYKAEVLENEANVLVLRIPVEDKDQKGTPNWKAVYEITKGNESGNFWIKTDPATNDGLLYVSKPLDREKQNKINLEVMARNEAPLVRSTSSWMKIPVELSVKDVDEGPEFSVPILKLKVKENIANGTLIGTYTAIDPETKSSKGIKYYELTDPASWISVVETTGGLKTTNIIDRESSFVYNNTYNITVKAVDESQKTGTGTVLILIEDVNDNVPVIPPSNLVVCAKDGIRGSTVVEAVDYDETPYSGPFSFELGKGAEGKWKLKNLKPGNSVVLEQAEDLPNGVYKVPLLVKDLQGKGEEQTVTVQVCDCVSDGVCVPQKISSKLGVWAILAMLLALLLLLLLCLLFVLVCSTKGEKLPMTDDYDGTGGMLLKFNTEAPGEEVKDPLLMMPGSGLDTVDSFKGGATLERQFMSASAGGVYGQKAVHGAGTYQSGTMGYMTNQSTLASGQFGGGHYSTSSYNKFSDMSNLETWRTNELYLDNKLTFLGEEEDGRFAADLLRVYGYEGVGSPAGSVGCCSVLSEQDTLDFLDSLGPKFRTLADVCTSKQ, via the exons ATGTCGCGGCTGAGGATTTTCTCCGGACTGCTGTTTTCG GTGTTGTGTTATTCAGGGGAGACGTGTGTTCAGAGATATGTACAAGCACAGGTTCCTGAGAAACTTCCAGCAGGTTATACCATCTGTAAAG TGAATCTGGACGCTTGTGGGCCCAGACATGTGTATTTGTCCTCCAGTGACCCAGATTTCACTGTGAACACTGATGGCACCGTCCACACTGTGGATGACACTAATGTACCAGAAGATGGCAAGACATTTTGGGTTTGGGTGCAGGATCAGAGGGGTCATAAATGGAAAGTGGATGTCAACCTTTCCCCTGTTGATCAG AAGTCCAGCAATGCAGTTCTCAGACGTACTAAGAGGAGATGGAGTCCTCCCCCACTCAGTGTCATGGAGAATCAGCAGCCTCCTTTTCCCAAGGATGTGGAAATG ATTTCATCTGATAGCTCCGTAAATTTCTCCATTTATTACGTGATTGATGGGCCTGGCGTTACCACTGAGCCTATCGGCCTGTTCTCGGTCGTCCCCAACTCTGGCTTATTGAGGGTCCACTACCCCATTGACCGTGAGCAGTATCCTCAGATTATA tTCACAGTTCATGCATTTAACAAATACACCAATACTGAGACAGACAAGCCTCTGCCTATCACTGTGAATATTAAGGATGAGAATGATAATGCTCCCCAATTCTCCAGCCGTCTGTTCTATATTGTGGACGAACAGTGTGACCAAG GCACTATTGTAGGAACAGTGAATGCTACAGATAGAGATGAGCCCAACACCGATCACACCGCAATCAAGTACAGTCTACTAAACGGCACAGACCTGTTTTTTATCAATGGTATAACTGGAGTTATAACCACCAGAACCAACACATTGGATAGAGAG ACTCAGGAAAAGTACTTTGTTAGAGTAGAGGCCAGAGACATGAATGGACAGGCTAATGGGCTTTCAAACCAGGGATTGGCCACTGTCGTCCTGAAAGATATCAACGACAATCCACCCACCTTCAAAGAACAATTG TACAAGGCTGAGGTGCTGGAGAACGAGGCAAATGTGCTGGTTCTCAGGATTCCAGTGGAAGATAAAGACCAAAAGGGAACCCCAAACTGGAAAGCAGTGTATGAGATCACCAAGGGCAATGAGAGTGGAAACTTCTGGATCAAGACAGACCCCGCTACCAATGATGGACTGCTTTATGTCTCAAAG CCTCTGGATCGGGAGAAGCAGAATAAGATAAACCTGGAGGTGATGGCTCGTAACGAGGCTCCTCTAGTACGCAGCACCTCCTCCTGGATGAAGATCCCTGTGGAGCTCAGTGTGAAAGACGTGGACGAGGGACCAGAGTTCTCAGTTCCTATACTGAAGCTCAAAGTCAAGGAGAACATAGCCAATGGAACTCTCATCGGAACATATACGGCTATAGATCCAGAGACTAAGAGCAGCAAGGGCATAAA ATACTACGAGTTGACAGACCCAGCTTCCTGGATCAGTGTGGTCGAGACTACTGGTGGTCTGAAGACAACAAACATCATTGACAGAGAGTCATCATTTGTGTACAATAACACATACAACATCACTGTCAAAGCGGTGGATGAGA GTCAGAAGACTGGTACTGGTACAGTGTTGATCCTGATTGAAGATGTGAATGATAACGTGCCAGTGATCCCACCGTCGAACCTGGTGGTGTGTGCAAAAGATGGTATACGTGGTTCCACTGTGGTTGAAGCTGTGGATTATGATGAGACTCCATATTCTGGACCGTTTTCCTTTGAATTAGGCAAAGGAGCAGAAGGGAAATGGAAGCTAAAAAATCTCAAGCCAG gTAACTCAGTGGTCCTGGAGCAGGCTGAGGACTTGCCCAATGGTGTGTACAAGGTCCCTCTGCTAGTGAAGGACCTCCAGGGTAAAGGGGAAGAGCAGACTGTGACTGTCCAAGTGTGCGATTGTGTGAGCGATGGAGTGTGTGTGCCTCAGAAGATTTCTTCTAAACTGGGAGTGTGGGCCATCCTCGCCATGCTGCTTGCCCTGCTGCTGCTCCTATTGCTCT GTCTGCTGTTTGTCTTAGTGTGCAGCACAAAGGGAGAGAAACTGCCAATGACTGATGATTATGATGGAACTGGCGGAATGCTGCTCAAATTTAACACAGAAGCTCCTGGGGAGGAAGTG AAAGATCCTCTGCTGATGATGCCTGGCAGTGGGTTAGATACAGTGGACAGCTTTAAAGGTGGAGCCACCCTGGAGCGCCAGTTTATGTCTGCGTCAGCTGGAGGTGTCTATGGACAGAAAGCCGTCCATGGAGCAGGCACATATCAGAGTGGCACAATGGGCTACATGACCAACCAGAGCACGTTGGCCTCTGGTCAGTTCGGCGGAGGCCATTATAGCACCTCCTCGTACAACAAATTCTCTGACATGTCTAACCTGGAAACATGGAGAACCAATGAGCTGTACCTGGACAAT AAACTGACCTTTCTTGGTGAGGAGGAAGATGGGAGGTTTGCAGCGGATCTCCTGAGGGTGTATGGGTACGAGGGAGTGGGTTCTCCTGCAGGGTCTGTTGGGTGCTGCAGTGTCCTCAGTGAGCAGGACACACTGGATTTCCTTGATTCACTTGGACCCAAATTCAGAACACTTGCAGATGTGTGTACGAGCAAACAGTGA